The proteins below are encoded in one region of Maribacter aestuarii:
- a CDS encoding sialate O-acetylesterase: MKIRVLLILFLVYVQPLLADISLPNIFSNDMVIQRESEVRLFGWASPNEEFEIYTGWNDRTFMVKTGNDAKWELSVNTPEAGGPYEVRFKGNNNEIVLSNVMTGDVWLCSGQSNMEWSANSGIDNKQTEISNANYPSIRLFTVEKRTAPEPQENAPGEWTTCSPETMMDFSSVAYFFAKRVHQETNIPIGLIDASWGASCAEVWTPKDVFEKYPELLKAHESIKPNKWVTIEPSSLYNGMIAPFVNFKIAGVLWYQGESNTANANSYKDLFTRMITSWRNARGYVFPFYFVQIAPFKYGRPYEGAEVRNQQRLALELEKTGMVVTSDICTVDDIHPQNKQDVGLRLANIALKEHYGIKDNEVHSPLYKNIEIKDREVIVHFDHNQGLYSTGKTVSHFEIAGEDGVYYPAKAKIKDEMVYLSAKQVRMPKHIRFAWENTAIPNLFNSANLPASTFKSN; encoded by the coding sequence ATGAAAATTAGAGTACTGCTTATACTTTTCCTGGTTTACGTCCAACCCCTTTTAGCGGATATTTCCTTGCCGAACATTTTTTCGAACGATATGGTTATTCAGAGAGAATCTGAAGTACGACTGTTTGGCTGGGCGTCACCAAACGAAGAATTTGAGATTTACACGGGATGGAACGACCGGACTTTTATGGTTAAAACCGGGAACGATGCTAAATGGGAATTGTCAGTAAACACTCCAGAAGCGGGAGGGCCTTATGAAGTTCGATTTAAAGGAAACAATAATGAGATAGTGTTGAGCAATGTAATGACGGGTGATGTCTGGTTATGCTCTGGACAATCCAACATGGAATGGAGTGCCAATAGTGGTATAGATAATAAGCAGACAGAAATTAGCAATGCCAATTATCCCAGCATACGTTTGTTTACCGTAGAAAAACGAACTGCTCCAGAACCACAAGAAAACGCACCTGGGGAGTGGACGACTTGTTCGCCCGAGACCATGATGGACTTTAGCTCGGTGGCCTATTTCTTTGCTAAACGGGTCCACCAAGAGACAAACATACCCATTGGCCTTATCGATGCTTCATGGGGAGCCTCCTGTGCCGAAGTATGGACTCCAAAGGATGTTTTTGAGAAGTATCCGGAACTTTTAAAGGCCCATGAATCGATTAAACCCAATAAATGGGTCACTATAGAACCTTCTAGTTTATATAATGGGATGATTGCTCCGTTTGTAAACTTCAAGATTGCCGGGGTTCTATGGTATCAGGGCGAATCTAATACCGCAAATGCAAATAGCTACAAGGATTTGTTTACAAGAATGATTACCTCTTGGCGAAACGCTAGAGGGTATGTATTCCCCTTTTATTTTGTTCAGATAGCCCCGTTCAAATACGGTCGGCCATACGAGGGTGCTGAGGTTAGAAACCAACAACGCCTTGCTCTTGAGCTTGAAAAAACGGGCATGGTCGTGACTAGTGATATTTGTACCGTAGACGATATACACCCACAAAATAAACAGGATGTGGGTCTTCGCCTTGCCAATATCGCACTAAAGGAACATTACGGCATAAAAGATAATGAAGTGCATAGTCCACTTTATAAAAATATTGAAATAAAAGATAGAGAAGTTATTGTGCACTTTGACCATAATCAAGGATTGTATAGTACGGGTAAAACAGTCTCGCATTTTGAAATTGCCGGAGAGGATGGTGTATATTATCCTGCCAAAGCAAAAATAAAAGACGAAATGGTATACCTAAGTGCTAAACAAGTTAGAATGCCAAAACATATACGTTTTGCTTGGGAAAACACTGCCATTCCAAATCTTTTTAATTCAGCCAACTTGCCAGCATCTACTTTTAAAAGTAATTAA
- a CDS encoding Gfo/Idh/MocA family protein, whose protein sequence is MADNFFLNRRNFIKGASASLLLSSFGTYGIEYFAQEKPKRVALIGTGWYGTSDLFKLIQVANVEVVALCDVDANFLNETALLVAQRQKSGKKPKLYSDYREMLEKQDLDIVLIGTPDHWHALQCIAAIKAGAHVYVQKPISVDVIEGEAMVAAARKYNKVVQVGTQRKSTPHLIDAKKQIVDAGLLGKIGHVEMCCYYHMRANGNPPEQPIPDFLDYEMWTGPAPLRPYDGIPHRRWWRTFREYGNGIVGDMCVHMLDTVRWMLDLGWPKEISSQGGIYVQKDGKSNISDTQTAVFEYDELNCVWQHRTWGNPADPEYPWSFKIYGDKGVLSGSTMKADFVPHGEGEPIHFDVLYEKEKYPEDLIEKDNELNAAPATRRHMIDFLEAIKNNTRPIADIQEGHISTASCILANLSMDLERPLIYDPNTRTVVNDPEATKLLQRAYRGPWEHPHPDNV, encoded by the coding sequence ATGGCAGATAATTTCTTTTTAAATCGTAGAAATTTTATAAAAGGAGCTTCCGCTTCTTTATTGCTGTCCTCCTTTGGCACTTACGGCATTGAATACTTTGCTCAAGAAAAGCCCAAGAGAGTTGCCCTAATAGGTACGGGTTGGTATGGCACCAGTGACCTTTTTAAATTGATACAAGTAGCCAATGTTGAGGTCGTTGCACTTTGTGATGTAGATGCCAACTTCCTAAACGAAACAGCCCTATTGGTTGCTCAACGTCAGAAGTCGGGAAAGAAGCCCAAGCTTTATTCCGATTATAGGGAAATGTTGGAAAAACAAGATTTGGACATTGTTCTTATTGGAACCCCGGACCATTGGCATGCACTACAATGCATTGCGGCAATAAAGGCTGGCGCCCACGTTTATGTGCAAAAACCAATAAGTGTTGATGTTATTGAAGGTGAAGCTATGGTTGCCGCCGCAAGAAAGTACAATAAGGTGGTACAGGTAGGAACCCAACGAAAAAGCACACCTCACTTAATAGATGCAAAAAAACAAATTGTTGACGCAGGTCTCCTAGGGAAAATAGGCCATGTAGAAATGTGCTGTTACTACCATATGAGAGCTAATGGAAATCCACCGGAACAACCGATTCCAGATTTTTTGGATTACGAAATGTGGACCGGGCCTGCACCTTTGCGTCCTTATGACGGTATTCCCCATAGACGGTGGTGGCGTACCTTCAGGGAGTATGGTAATGGCATTGTTGGCGATATGTGCGTACATATGTTGGACACGGTAAGGTGGATGTTAGATTTAGGATGGCCAAAAGAAATAAGTTCCCAAGGCGGGATTTATGTCCAAAAAGATGGCAAATCCAATATTTCGGATACACAGACGGCCGTATTTGAATATGACGAACTTAACTGCGTGTGGCAGCATAGAACTTGGGGAAACCCTGCGGACCCTGAGTACCCCTGGTCCTTTAAAATTTATGGGGATAAAGGTGTATTGTCCGGCAGTACCATGAAAGCTGATTTCGTACCACACGGTGAAGGAGAACCCATTCATTTTGATGTACTCTACGAAAAAGAAAAATACCCCGAAGATTTGATTGAAAAAGACAATGAGTTGAATGCTGCACCTGCGACGAGACGCCATATGATCGATTTTCTGGAAGCCATTAAAAATAATACCAGACCCATTGCCGATATCCAAGAAGGCCATATTTCCACGGCAAGTTGTATTTTGGCAAATCTTTCTATGGATTTAGAAAGACCATTGATTTATGACCCCAATACGCGCACAGTCGTAAATGACCCTGAAGCGACCAAATTATTACAGCGAGCATATAGGGGACCATGGGAGCATCCCCATCCTGATAACGTATAG
- a CDS encoding gluconate 2-dehydrogenase subunit 3 family protein, whose product MDRRKSIQTMILGAGASALAFHGCKTEDKTPNEELITSGDTKYFGRTPEELERIEKLNAEQLFNEHELETIGVLSTVILPPKEPHGGPLEADVPEFIEFMGKDIPEMQTTLLGGLMWLDHMSNTEFGTEFKTATLEQQKQILDTICYHDTEIPLDEQPLEIQFFYLMRGLTMTGYYTSKVGIEDLGYKGNMPNVWDGVPQDVLDQHGVAYDPEWIAKCVDQSKRGIIAEWDEQGNLLT is encoded by the coding sequence ATGGACAGGAGAAAGAGTATACAAACCATGATTCTAGGAGCAGGTGCATCGGCATTGGCTTTCCATGGTTGTAAAACCGAGGATAAAACACCCAACGAGGAATTAATTACCTCTGGGGATACCAAATACTTTGGAAGAACCCCGGAAGAATTGGAGCGCATAGAAAAACTGAACGCTGAACAATTGTTCAATGAACATGAACTAGAAACCATTGGTGTTCTTAGCACCGTAATTCTACCTCCAAAGGAACCACATGGCGGTCCGTTAGAAGCAGACGTACCGGAATTCATAGAGTTTATGGGAAAGGATATCCCAGAGATGCAAACGACTTTATTGGGTGGGCTCATGTGGTTGGACCATATGAGCAATACGGAGTTTGGTACGGAGTTTAAAACTGCTACGCTAGAACAACAAAAACAAATATTGGACACCATTTGCTATCATGATACCGAAATACCCTTGGATGAGCAACCGCTTGAAATTCAATTTTTCTATTTGATGAGGGGTTTGACAATGACCGGATACTATACTTCAAAAGTTGGTATAGAAGATTTGGGTTACAAAGGAAACATGCCAAATGTTTGGGACGGCGTACCACAGGATGTTTTGGATCAGCATGGCGTTGCCTATGACCCGGAATGGATAGCCAAATGTGTTGATCAAAGCAAGCGAGGGATTATTGCGGAATGGGATGAACAGGGAAATCTGCTGACCTAA
- a CDS encoding PorP/SprF family type IX secretion system membrane protein translates to MNYTHTLSKKIGLPLVFIIVLGNLSMHGQETNNDLSSSSTYHNQLFFNRFLINPTFSLVRENKSYLNILHRNQYATFDDNSQNYFLGFSNKINENTAVGIGVYSQWSGVVQEFGFNANYATSVTLGEKTKLAFGTNVTYFNQGLDKNRVVVTEDDPEVSEARKESKIAVQPGMNLSVGKFDFGLYAEDMLRYNQTTNEFLTNLSINSIKASVQYTHPFNAGRGLFENARLMPLAQVGKNDDGSLYYLGSLLLDLPKYGWLQTTMDEEYGLSAGIGFNLSKKMSLGYLMEKDLSQENANLGWNHELSLAYTFKDDDEKGNAYVDSSQDSKIDRIVRNYEEQIAHLIEERDKGRRKSRKEITTSENIDENSIAYQNRLILDELILRQDSIEEARTTAFEQRFETVVRLLRTDIKNNIRISLEDFSQEDRTMLVSNETESENYEVFEDPRNKQFEKLPIKMLGEADMVGVKSGYYVIANVYKNKKYLNAFMDSLKKKGLNAKQFYNKENGLHYVYLADYDYKEEAKTAFVSNLNGKYNDEKWIMQVDRSTATASNTYEDDGDYISREQ, encoded by the coding sequence ATGAACTATACCCATACCTTATCCAAAAAGATAGGTCTCCCCCTTGTTTTTATCATAGTTCTAGGAAACTTATCCATGCATGGTCAAGAAACAAATAACGACCTAAGCTCTAGTAGTACGTATCACAATCAATTATTCTTTAATCGATTTTTAATCAATCCTACCTTTTCGTTGGTCAGGGAGAATAAATCATATCTTAATATCCTACATAGAAACCAATACGCTACGTTCGATGATAATAGCCAAAACTATTTTCTTGGATTCAGTAATAAAATCAACGAGAATACCGCAGTAGGAATAGGAGTTTATAGCCAATGGTCCGGAGTTGTACAAGAATTTGGTTTCAATGCCAATTATGCGACATCCGTAACCTTGGGAGAAAAAACGAAACTTGCTTTTGGTACCAACGTCACCTATTTTAACCAAGGACTGGATAAGAACAGAGTGGTTGTTACTGAAGATGACCCAGAGGTTTCCGAAGCCAGAAAAGAAAGTAAAATTGCCGTGCAGCCAGGCATGAACTTATCCGTAGGAAAGTTTGATTTTGGTTTATATGCAGAAGACATGCTACGTTATAACCAGACTACGAACGAGTTTTTAACGAACCTATCCATTAATAGTATTAAAGCTTCCGTACAATATACCCATCCTTTTAACGCAGGTAGGGGATTGTTTGAAAATGCCAGACTGATGCCTTTGGCCCAGGTAGGTAAGAACGATGATGGCAGCCTATATTATTTGGGATCTCTTTTGTTGGACCTGCCCAAATATGGATGGCTACAGACGACCATGGACGAGGAATATGGACTTTCCGCAGGAATAGGGTTTAACCTAAGTAAAAAGATGTCATTGGGCTATTTAATGGAAAAGGACCTTTCGCAAGAGAATGCCAATTTGGGATGGAACCATGAGCTTTCTTTGGCCTATACTTTTAAGGATGATGACGAAAAAGGTAATGCTTATGTGGATAGTTCTCAGGATAGTAAAATAGATCGTATTGTTCGGAATTATGAAGAACAAATTGCCCACCTAATAGAAGAAAGGGATAAAGGAAGAAGAAAATCTAGGAAAGAGATAACAACTTCTGAAAATATAGATGAAAATTCAATTGCCTATCAAAATCGGTTGATCTTGGATGAATTGATTTTAAGACAGGATTCCATAGAGGAAGCACGAACTACTGCTTTTGAACAACGTTTTGAGACCGTTGTACGTCTTTTACGTACCGATATCAAGAACAATATACGAATAAGCCTAGAAGATTTTAGCCAAGAGGACAGAACCATGTTAGTTTCTAATGAAACGGAGTCAGAGAATTATGAGGTTTTTGAGGACCCACGAAACAAGCAGTTTGAGAAGTTACCAATAAAAATGCTAGGTGAAGCCGATATGGTAGGAGTTAAATCAGGTTACTATGTCATAGCAAACGTGTATAAGAACAAAAAATACCTCAATGCTTTTATGGACAGTTTGAAGAAAAAGGGATTAAATGCAAAACAATTCTACAATAAAGAAAATGGACTGCATTACGTGTACTTAGCTGATTATGATTATAAGGAGGAAGCAAAAACAGCCTTTGTTTCTAATTTGAACGGAAAGTACAACGATGAAAAATGGATAATGCAGGTAGACCGCTCCACGGCAACGGCTTCCAATACCTATGAGGATGATGGAGACTATATAAGCAGGGAGCAATAA
- a CDS encoding sugar phosphate isomerase/epimerase family protein: MLFVQCDDANHEIPKIGIQLYSLRNEFPKDVPGTFAQISAWGIKYLEDGNDGTYGYSMEEYKKMLADNDLEMVSVSAPFEELESSPETVLERAQTYEAKYVVCFWIPHNGTDFTLEDTEKAIEVFNKAGKLFSENGVTLTYHPHGYEFRPYQDELLMDHLIKNSDFFDFEMDIYWFALPGEDSVAWLKKYPNEFKLMHLKDCEKGVGISHTGESDVENNVVLGSGQVDVAGSVQEAKKLGMKYIFIEDESSRVTEQVPKSLEFLRSLD, encoded by the coding sequence ATGCTGTTCGTTCAATGTGATGATGCAAATCATGAGATTCCCAAAATAGGAATACAACTCTACAGCCTCAGAAATGAATTCCCGAAAGATGTTCCGGGAACCTTCGCCCAAATAAGTGCATGGGGCATCAAATATTTGGAGGATGGGAACGATGGCACTTATGGTTATAGCATGGAGGAATATAAAAAAATGCTAGCGGATAATGACCTTGAAATGGTTAGCGTAAGCGCACCGTTTGAAGAACTGGAGTCCAGTCCTGAAACCGTCTTGGAAAGAGCACAAACGTACGAAGCTAAATATGTGGTATGTTTCTGGATCCCACATAATGGTACTGATTTTACACTGGAAGACACGGAAAAGGCAATTGAAGTCTTCAATAAGGCAGGAAAATTATTTTCTGAAAACGGAGTAACCTTGACCTATCACCCGCACGGCTATGAATTCAGACCATATCAAGATGAACTCCTGATGGATCATCTCATAAAAAATTCAGATTTTTTCGATTTTGAAATGGATATCTATTGGTTCGCACTCCCGGGGGAAGATTCTGTGGCTTGGTTAAAAAAATATCCGAATGAATTTAAGTTGATGCATCTTAAGGACTGTGAAAAAGGTGTAGGGATAAGTCATACTGGTGAATCCGATGTTGAAAATAATGTGGTACTTGGATCAGGTCAGGTGGATGTTGCCGGGTCGGTGCAGGAAGCAAAGAAGCTTGGTATGAAATATATATTCATTGAGGATGAATCTTCTAGGGTAACCGAGCAAGTACCTAAAAGTTTAGAATTTCTTAGAAGTCTAGACTAA
- a CDS encoding sugar phosphate isomerase/epimerase family protein, translated as MMKKLVCILFVVLCCGFLSAQEVGLQLYSLRNQFKENVPETLKIIKDWGITKIEGGGTYGLTNKDFTELLSENNLDVVSVGASFEDLENNPEKVVQNAKDFGAKYVMCAWIPHDDNKFDLEETKHATEVFNEAGRLLGENGLTLAYHPHGYEFRPYEDGTLFDYMAKNATDFTFELDVYWAKHGGADPLALMKKYPSKFTLLHLKDMQKGIKGNNSGHEDVETNVVLGTGQVDIAGVVAEAKKLGIEYMFIEDESSRVLEQVPQSLAYLESLK; from the coding sequence ATGATGAAGAAACTAGTATGTATTCTATTCGTGGTTTTGTGCTGTGGATTCTTATCCGCTCAAGAGGTGGGATTGCAATTGTACAGTTTAAGGAATCAGTTTAAAGAGAATGTTCCCGAAACCCTTAAAATAATAAAGGATTGGGGTATTACAAAAATCGAGGGAGGGGGAACCTATGGATTGACAAATAAAGATTTTACTGAATTACTTTCAGAAAATAATTTGGATGTAGTAAGTGTTGGTGCAAGTTTTGAGGATTTGGAAAACAATCCGGAAAAAGTGGTCCAAAATGCAAAGGATTTCGGTGCTAAGTATGTCATGTGCGCTTGGATACCCCATGACGATAACAAGTTTGATTTGGAAGAAACCAAACACGCTACTGAAGTTTTCAATGAAGCGGGAAGGCTTTTAGGGGAAAACGGACTTACATTGGCGTATCATCCCCACGGTTATGAATTTAGACCCTATGAGGATGGAACCCTATTTGATTATATGGCCAAGAATGCAACTGACTTCACTTTTGAATTGGACGTATATTGGGCAAAACACGGTGGGGCAGACCCTCTGGCCTTAATGAAGAAATATCCTTCCAAATTCACCCTGCTGCATTTAAAGGATATGCAGAAAGGTATTAAAGGGAACAATTCGGGTCATGAAGATGTCGAAACTAATGTTGTCTTGGGTACGGGTCAGGTTGATATCGCTGGGGTAGTTGCCGAAGCTAAAAAATTAGGTATTGAATATATGTTCATAGAGGACGAATCCTCTAGGGTCCTGGAACAAGTTCCACAAAGCTTGGCTTATCTAGAAAGTTTAAAGTAA
- a CDS encoding LacI family DNA-binding transcriptional regulator produces the protein MNKITLKDIAKHFGVSISTASKAVRDSHEISSALKDKIQKFAKERHYKPNKLALNLINSSTKTIGVLVPNILNYFFVQVLYGIEKVANEKGYNIISCITDESFEKESKTLAFLDSGTVDGLIVSLSEETQLKGKVESLNEIISNQIPLVLFDRVSEKINCDKVIVDDFEAAYKATQYFMDLGCENIAFVSPIGKSSVGILRHEGYKKALMDNGRAYNTKMVINYGPQDDLELLMTFVLTGNKIDAILGLDEITAVKILHIVKSKGYEVPRDISIIGFTNGQLSEYVSPSLTMVSQHGKYIGESAAKLLIQRIENPDAELPFKTKVVKTSLIIRESTKRSL, from the coding sequence ATGAATAAAATTACCCTGAAGGATATTGCAAAGCATTTTGGCGTGTCTATATCTACCGCCTCCAAAGCCGTACGCGATAGTCATGAAATTAGTAGCGCCCTCAAGGATAAAATTCAAAAATTCGCAAAGGAAAGGCATTACAAACCTAATAAGCTAGCACTAAACCTGATTAATAGCAGTACAAAGACCATTGGGGTACTGGTTCCTAATATTTTAAACTATTTTTTTGTTCAAGTGCTCTACGGCATAGAGAAGGTGGCGAATGAAAAAGGATATAACATTATCAGTTGTATTACTGACGAATCCTTTGAGAAAGAGTCCAAGACGTTGGCCTTTTTAGACTCCGGCACGGTGGATGGGTTGATTGTTTCTCTATCTGAAGAAACGCAACTAAAAGGGAAAGTTGAATCCTTAAATGAAATTATTTCCAATCAAATCCCATTAGTTCTTTTTGATAGGGTATCCGAGAAAATTAACTGTGATAAGGTTATCGTTGATGACTTCGAGGCAGCCTATAAAGCGACCCAATATTTTATGGATTTAGGTTGTGAAAATATCGCGTTCGTTTCTCCAATAGGTAAATCTAGCGTAGGCATACTGAGACACGAGGGGTATAAAAAAGCCTTGATGGACAACGGACGTGCATACAATACGAAAATGGTTATAAACTATGGACCTCAGGATGACTTAGAATTGCTCATGACCTTTGTTTTAACGGGAAACAAAATCGATGCTATTCTAGGTTTGGACGAAATTACGGCAGTGAAGATTTTACACATAGTAAAGTCTAAAGGTTATGAAGTTCCTAGGGATATTTCCATTATCGGGTTTACCAATGGCCAACTTTCAGAATATGTTAGCCCATCGCTGACCATGGTCAGTCAGCATGGAAAATATATTGGGGAAAGCGCCGCAAAATTGCTGATACAAAGGATTGAAAACCCAGATGCAGAACTCCCCTTTAAAACAAAAGTTGTAAAAACCAGCCTCATCATTCGGGAATCAACGAAAAGATCGCTCTGA
- a CDS encoding response regulator yields MKTQILKIIVIEKELAQHESYKSYFQNFPDYDLVGIYCCANEALKKYKKVSPDVIISEVDLDTISGLDAIKLFRRKDWNVKIIMISLINDFEIIKDAFKRGANGYLTKPMSEDKLLHALNCVRKDGATMSNDIVQKVVSNFHRKTYKLFSERENQIVDYLCKGATYRMIADKLFVTTSAVNFHIQNIYLKLDVNSKSEALTKLEQL; encoded by the coding sequence ATGAAAACTCAAATCTTAAAAATCATCGTTATTGAAAAGGAATTGGCACAACATGAATCGTACAAAAGTTATTTCCAAAATTTTCCAGATTACGACCTGGTCGGCATCTACTGCTGTGCTAATGAAGCCTTGAAAAAATACAAGAAAGTTTCGCCAGATGTTATCATTTCAGAAGTTGATCTCGATACGATTAGCGGATTGGATGCAATCAAACTATTTCGTAGAAAAGATTGGAACGTCAAAATAATTATGATTAGCCTAATCAATGATTTTGAAATAATAAAGGATGCCTTCAAACGAGGCGCGAATGGATACCTGACGAAACCCATGAGTGAAGATAAGCTCCTTCATGCATTGAATTGTGTTCGCAAAGATGGAGCTACGATGAGCAACGATATCGTACAAAAAGTGGTGTCTAATTTCCACAGAAAAACATACAAGTTGTTCTCGGAGAGAGAAAATCAAATTGTTGACTATCTCTGCAAGGGAGCCACTTATAGAATGATTGCGGATAAGCTATTTGTAACTACCAGTGCCGTAAATTTTCACATTCAGAATATTTATCTAAAGCTGGATGTAAACTCAAAATCCGAAGCATTGACCAAATTAGAACAATTGTAA
- a CDS encoding GMC family oxidoreductase — protein sequence MQIKESSEVYDVIIVGSGAGGGMATKQLADAGLNVAVVEAGPFFDPADPKTMTQLKWPYDSPRRGAGTDRVFGEWDMAYGGWKVEGEPYTQEEGTDFWWYRSRMLGGRTNHWGRISLRFGPKDFKGKTRDGHGDDWPIGYDDVKPYYDKVDKLIGVFGTNEGLEDDPDGFFLPPPKPRLHELFYINGAKKSGIPVIPGRLSMLTKKINNERGVCFYCGQCSRSCQVYADFSSGSCLIFPAQKSGGQVKIFVNSMVREITTNDEGKATGVSYISKDDRKEYKLKGKVVVLAASACSSARILLNSKSKQHPNGLGNSSNLVGKYLHDSTGSSAAGFIPGLMNRKTSYNEDGVGGMHVYSPWWGDNSKLDFPRGYHIEVWGGMGQPNYGFGWNPNDFNKFFGLKVGGYGEGLRDDVKKYYGSVVGFGGRGEGIARKENYCEIDPTTVDEFGIPVLKFKYQWSDFEVKQAKHMQDTFEELIHNMGGHPLGEKPGADRKYGLEAPGKIIHEVGTTRMGNDPKTSVTNKFNQLHDVDNVFVVDAGPFVSQADKNCTWTIMALSWRASDYIVEQLKQQNI from the coding sequence ATGCAAATAAAAGAATCCTCAGAAGTTTATGACGTAATTATAGTTGGTTCTGGCGCCGGTGGCGGTATGGCTACCAAACAATTGGCGGATGCAGGTCTGAACGTAGCCGTAGTAGAAGCAGGTCCATTTTTTGACCCTGCAGACCCTAAAACCATGACCCAGTTAAAATGGCCCTACGATTCCCCCAGGAGGGGTGCGGGTACCGATCGTGTTTTTGGGGAGTGGGATATGGCCTATGGCGGATGGAAGGTTGAAGGGGAACCTTATACACAAGAAGAGGGAACCGATTTTTGGTGGTACCGTTCTAGGATGCTTGGAGGCAGGACCAACCATTGGGGGCGAATTTCTTTACGTTTTGGCCCTAAGGATTTTAAAGGAAAGACTAGGGATGGTCATGGTGACGATTGGCCCATCGGTTACGACGATGTAAAGCCATATTATGATAAAGTGGACAAGCTTATTGGTGTATTCGGGACAAACGAAGGTCTTGAAGATGATCCTGATGGATTTTTTCTACCTCCCCCTAAACCTAGATTACATGAGCTTTTTTATATCAACGGCGCAAAAAAATCAGGTATACCTGTAATACCAGGACGTCTATCTATGTTGACCAAAAAAATAAACAACGAAAGAGGCGTTTGTTTTTACTGCGGTCAATGCTCGCGTTCATGTCAAGTATATGCCGATTTCTCTTCTGGGAGCTGTCTAATATTCCCAGCCCAGAAAAGCGGAGGTCAGGTTAAAATCTTCGTAAACTCCATGGTACGTGAAATCACTACGAACGATGAGGGTAAGGCTACAGGAGTATCCTATATCAGTAAAGATGACAGGAAAGAATATAAATTAAAAGGTAAAGTGGTAGTGCTGGCGGCATCTGCGTGTAGCTCCGCAAGAATTTTGCTCAATTCCAAAAGTAAACAACATCCCAATGGTTTAGGCAATAGTAGTAATTTGGTGGGTAAATATTTACATGATTCCACGGGATCAAGCGCCGCAGGTTTCATCCCCGGCTTAATGAACAGAAAAACCTCTTATAACGAAGATGGGGTGGGGGGCATGCACGTTTACTCGCCATGGTGGGGAGATAACTCCAAACTAGATTTCCCAAGAGGCTACCATATTGAAGTTTGGGGAGGTATGGGCCAACCCAATTATGGATTTGGCTGGAATCCCAATGATTTTAATAAGTTTTTTGGTCTAAAGGTTGGAGGCTACGGCGAAGGTTTACGGGATGATGTAAAAAAATACTATGGCTCCGTAGTTGGTTTTGGTGGACGCGGCGAAGGTATCGCTAGAAAAGAGAACTACTGTGAGATTGACCCTACTACTGTGGACGAGTTTGGTATTCCGGTATTAAAATTTAAGTATCAATGGTCTGATTTTGAGGTAAAACAGGCCAAGCATATGCAAGATACCTTTGAGGAATTAATCCATAACATGGGTGGACATCCCTTGGGTGAAAAACCTGGTGCAGATAGAAAATACGGATTAGAAGCACCCGGTAAAATTATTCATGAGGTGGGTACGACACGTATGGGCAATGATCCTAAAACATCGGTCACGAATAAGTTCAATCAGTTGCACGATGTGGATAATGTTTTTGTCGTGGATGCCGGTCCATTTGTGTCTCAAGCCGATAAAAACTGTACTTGGACAATCATGGCACTTTCATGGAGAGCTTCCGATTACATTGTAGAACAACTAAAACAGCAAAATATCTAG